In a genomic window of Tripterygium wilfordii isolate XIE 37 chromosome 8, ASM1340144v1, whole genome shotgun sequence:
- the LOC120003618 gene encoding receptor-like protein 6: MQAFESVGRPGIPCHYFLPFFVFINDFSLPLLLYLIIPMAFSLLNLLRFMSLISFLSLFLAIHLSSFIPPPCHRKECLALLQFKQSFFLNKSASIDPSAFPKVNSWRQNGENCDCCLWDGVECDENTGHVIGLDLSSSCLYGPISSNSSLFNLVHLQRLNLADNDFNRSRIPSEFRFFLQLRHLNLSSSGFHGQIPSEISELSRLTSLDITGGADQSDGRLLELKSHDLDRLVQNLTRIQELFLDNVGIYTAIPDNIANLSSLTSLHLGNCGHHGRFPVRVFELPNLQDLSVGMNENLFGYLPEFHRRAPPLKRLWLEGTNFSGRLPDSIGSLRSLTLLNLALCNFRGPLPSSLGNLTNLTFLKIRNNNFSGQIPSSFANLTQLSSLSLSENDLSCGSLSWLVKLTKITHLSLGQCNITGEIPRALANLTQLDTLILDSNHLSGRIPHWLANLTRLSVLSFESNELHGPVPDLISKLVNLDHLNFKNNHLSGIVNLDQFFTLKRLSYLDISYNNFSLLNETSPNATRSKWRILGLASCNLRDFPTFLRYQDKLEYLDLTGNKIHGQIPSWFWDIGRETLQSIKLGFNFFTSFDQSSSISHFSRLQVLQLQSNKLKGPLPLPPPSIVEYSVSNNSFTGEISSMFCNLPHLYSLDLSFNNLSGMLPQCLFKLGNNLAVLNLDSNFFRGTIPETFVNESKLKMIVLSHNKLQGRIPISIANHTMLEILDLGHNKIRDTFPSFLGALPNLQVLILRCNKLFGAIGKPATSSEFSMLRILDLSFNYFTGMLPSEYFRIWNGMRIFDVHEFSYMEVSKTVRIPDYLTIVKIGIPLSLVTKGIDVVYVKIPNAFVAIDLSSNRFEGEIPESITTLKKLLSLNLSKNRLSGRIPSLIENLTELESLDLSNNMLSGEIPQQMTQLTFLSFFNASHNNLSGHIPQGKQFDTFENSSFEDNLGLCGKPLSKMCGNAGESPPSPPTSEDDEGSGGSSVYIQWMVTAIGYGSGLVVGVVFGLRFTTWKHEWFVETFSRRQPKRRGNRRGRRVWSS; encoded by the coding sequence ATGCAAGCTTTTGAGTCAGTGGGGAGACCTGGAATTCCATGTCACtactttcttcctttctttgtgTTTATAAATGACTTCTCACTGCCTCTTCTTCTTTATCTGATCATACCAATGGCTTTTTCATTACTGAATCTGTTGAGATTTATGTCCTTGATTTCCTTTCTGTCCTTGTTTCTTGCAATCCACTTATCCTCCTTCATACCTCCCCCATGTCACAGAAAGGAGTGCTTGGCTTTGCTGCAGTTCAAGCAAAGCTTTTTTCTCAACAAGTCTGCCTCTATTGATCCTTCTGCTTTTCCCAAggtgaattcatggagacaaaATGGAGAGAATTGTGACTGCTGCTTATGGGACGGTGTTGAGTGTGATGAGAACACAGGCCATGTAATTGGCCTTGACCTCAGTAGTAGCTGCTTGTATGGCCCAATCAGCTCCAACAGCAGCCTCTTCAACCTTGTTCACCTTCAAAGGCTTAACCTTGCAGACAACGACTTCAACCGCTCTCGAATCCCTTCTGAATTTAGATTCTTTTTGCAACTGCGACACCTCAACCTCTCCTCTTCAGGATTCCATGGCCAAATTCCATCAGAAATTTCAGAGTTAAGTAGATTGACTTCTCTTGATATTACTGGTGGTGCTGATCAATCCGATGGAAGATTGTTGGAGCTCAAAAGTCATGACCTGGATAGGTTAGTCCAAAATTTAACTCGCATTCAGGAACTGTTCCTTGATAATGTAGGCATATATACTGCAATCCCTGATAACATTGCAAACTTGTCTTCATTGACATCTCTCCATCTTGGAAATTGTGGACATCATGGTAGATTTCCAGTTAGAGTTTTTGAACTACCAAACCTGCAAGATCTCAGTGTGGGAATGAATGAAAACCTGTTTGGTTATCTTCCTGAGTTTCACAGGAGAGCTCCCCCACTTAAGAGATTATGGCTTGAGGGAACAAATTTCTCGGGGAGATTACCTGATTCAATAGGAAGCCTTCGTTCTTTGACTCTGTTAAATCTTGCTCTCTGCAATTTTAGAGGGCCACTTCCATCTTCCCTTGGTAATCTTACCAATCTCACCTTTCTCAAAATCAGAAACAACAACTTCTCTGGCCAAAtcccttcttcctttgccaACCTTACACAACTTTCAAGTTTATCTCTTTCAGAAAATGATTTGAGTTGTGGTTCCCTGTCTTGGCTTGTTAAGCTAACCAAGATCACTCATCTGAGCCTTGGACAATGCAATATAACCGGTGAAATTCCTCGTGCTCTTGCAAACCTGACTCAACTTGATACTCTCATACTTGACTCAAACCATTTAAGTGGTCGAATTCCGCATTGGCTTGCAAACCTCACCCGATTATCCGTCTTGAGCTTCGAATCTAATGAATTGCACGGCCCAGTTCCTgatttgatctcaaaattagtgaATCTTGACCACCTTAATTTTAAGAACAATCACTTGAGTGGCATTGTGAATCTTGACCAATTTTTCACCCTCAAACGTCTCAGCTATCTAGATATATCATATAACAATTTTTCCTTGCTCAATGAAACCAGTCCAAATGCTACTCGTTCAAAGTGGAGGATATTGGGGCTTGCTTCCTGCAACTTGAGGGATTTCCCAACCTTCCTTAGGTATCAAGACAAACTGGAGTACTTGGATCTCACTGGAAACAAAATCCACGGCCAGATTCCAAGTTGGTTTTGGGACATTGGAAGAGAGACTCTGCAGTCTATTAAActtggtttcaatttttttactaGCTTTGACCAATCTTCATCAATCTCACACTTCTCTAGACTTCAAGTCTTACAACTGCAATCTAACAAGCTGAAAGGACCACTTCCTTTGCCACCACCCTCCATTGTTGAATATTCAGTCTCCAATAACAGTTTCACTGGAGAAATTTCATCAATGTTCTGCAATCTGCCTCACCTTTATTCTCTAGATTTGTCATTCAACAATTTGAGTGGCATGCTTCCACAATGTTTGTTCAAGTTGGGGAATAATCTGGCAGTATTGAATCTTGACAGCAACTTCTTCCGTGGGACAATTCCTGAAACATTCGTAAATGAAAGTAAGCTGAAGATGATTGTTTTGAGCCATAACAAACTGCAGGGAAGGATACCAATTTCAATTGCTAACCATACAATGTTAGAGATTCTTGATCTTGGTCACAATAAAATCAGGGATACATTCCCCTCCTTTTTAGGTGCTTTGCCTAATCTGCAGGTCCTTATTCTGCGATGTAACAAACTTTTTGGTGCAATTGGAAAGCCTGCTACTAGTTCTGAATTTTCCATGCTGCGCATCCTAGACCTCTCCTTCAATTATTTTACGGGTATGCTACCATCCGAGTATTTTCGAATATGGAATGGCATGAGAATATTTGATGTGCATGAGTTCTCATATATGGAGGTAAGCAAAACTGTTCGGATTCCTGATTATTTGACCATTGTCAAAATTGGAATCCCATTGTCTTTGGTTACCAAAGGTATTGATGTGGTGTATGTGAAGATCCCAAATGCTTTTGTAGCTATTGATCTTTCAAGCAACAGATTTGAAGGAGAGATTCCAGAGTCCATCACAACTCTGAAGAAGCTCCTTTCACTTAACCTTTCCAAAAATCGTCTTTCGGGTCGAATCCCATCACTCATTGAGAACTTGACAGAGCTTGAATCATTAGACCTATCGAACAATATGCTCTCAGGAGAGATTCCGCAGCAGATGACACAATTGACATTCCTTTCATTCTTTAATGCCTCTCATAATAATCTCTCGGGTCATATACCACAAGGTAAACAGTTTGATACATTCGAGAACAGTTCATTCGAGGACAACTTGGGATTGTGTGGGAAGCCATTGTCAAAGATGTGCGGAAATGCAGGGGAATCACCTCCATCACCTCCGACCAGTGAAGATGATGAGGGTTCAGGAGGTTCTTCCGTATATATTCAGTGGATGGTAACTGCTATAGGATATGGAAGTGGACTGGTGGTTGGTGTTGTTTTTGGACTCAGGTTCACCACATGGAAACATGAATGGTTTGTGGAAACCTTTAGCCGGAGGCAACCAAAAAGGCGAGGGAACAGGAGGGGACGGAGAGTTTGGAGCTCTTAa
- the LOC120003735 gene encoding GDSL esterase/lipase At4g10955-like: MAKRGAEEITKEEVMVEREEAHPYAFHVSGPRNVASPTWKDLIYSSWKDANYKRTAMSCFIQAVYLLELDRQENRTAENALAPAWWMIFKYKLVQTLIDERDGSIFGAVLEWDRPAALADLVLIRPSGAPKAVLALRGTLLKSPTVRRDIEDDLRFLAWESLKGSVRFKGAFEALKSMAERYGSRNVCVAGHSLGAGFALQVGKALAKEGLYVDAHLFNPPSVSLVMSLKNIGEKAGFAWKKIKSMLPSSSETQVISDDEVEKNSALGLKNWLSNLYGEKSPVQLNKWVPHLYVNNSDYICCSYMDTDQTEDKNAEKENMGPANGEVAAKLFVKSKGKQKFLEAHGLEQWWSDDLELQLALHSSKVMSRQLKSLYSLPASQ, from the exons ATGGCAAAGCGAGGGGCAGAGGAGATAACGAAGGAAGAGGTAATGGTGGAGAGGGAGGAGGCTCATCCATATGCATTTCACGTCTCTGGCCCTCGAAATGTTGCCTCTCCTACCTGGAAAGACCTCATTTATTCCAGTTG GAAAGATGCAAACTACAAGAGAACCGCTATGTCCTGCTTCATACAAGCAGTTTACTTACTTGAACTTGACAGACAGGAAAACAGAACAGCAGAAAATGCCCTGGCTCCAGCATGGTGGATGATCTTCAAATACAAGCTGGTTCAAACATTAATTGATGAAAGAGATGGATCCATATTTGGTGCAGTACTAGAATGGGATAGACCTGCAGCATTGGCTGATTTGGTTCTTATCAGACCCAGTGGAGCTCCGAAGGCTGTTTTGGCACTTCGAGGGACTTTACTCAAAAGCCCGACTGTCCGAAGAGATATTGAAGATGACCTCCGCTTTCTAGCCTGGGAAAGCCTGAAGGGTTCTGTTAGGTTCAAAGGAGCATTTGAGGCTTTAAAATCCATGGCTGAAAGGTATGGGAGCCGCAATGTGTGTGTTGCCGGTCATTCATTGGGTGCTGGCTTTGCTCTCCAAGTGGGAAAAGCATTAGCCAAGGAAGGGCTATATGTAGATGCACATTTATTTAACCCTCCTTCTGTTTCACTGGTTATGAGCTTGAAGAACATTGGGGAAAAAGCTGGCTTTGCTTGGAAGAAAATTAAATCGATGCTTCCTTCGAGTAGTGAAACTCAGGTCATAAGTGATGATGAGGTGGAGAAGAATTCTGCTCTCGGGTTAAAGAACTGGTTATCGAATCTTTATGGCGAGAAGTCTCCTGTGCAATTAAATAAGTGGGTACCTCATTTGTATGTGAACAATAGCGACTATATCTGTTGCTCTTATATGGATACCGATCAAACAGAAGACAAAAATGCAGAGAAGGAGAATATGGGTCCTGCAAATGGTGAAGTAGCAGCAAAGCTTTTTGTGAAGTCGAAGGGAAAACAGAAGTTTCTCGAGGCTCATGGGTTAGAGCAGTGGTGGTCTGACGACTTGGAACTTCAACTAGCTCTCCATAGCAGTAAGGTGATGAGCAGGCAGTTGAAGTCCCTGTATAGCCTCCCAGCTTCTCAATAA
- the LOC120003619 gene encoding uncharacterized protein LOC120003619 yields the protein MALNLSPPLPLCLIPKHKHRSRLCSSSFRASAQSERNEGGVTEEGSPAAFSGSLSSSRTQLDLLEQLTSTAPSVDGYESDGISGELTIREQLAQLVGEREGDFSIPLGKDLKKVSA from the exons ATGGCACTGAATCTCagtcctcctcttcctctctgtCTGATTCCAAAACACAAGCACCGGTCCAGGTTATGTTCTTCTTCATTTAGAGCATCCGCGCAGTCTGAGAGGAATGAAGGCGGAGTAACAGAGGAGGGATCTCCTGCTGCTTTTTCTG GGTCTCTCTCTTCTAGTCGAACACAGTTAGATCTCTTGGAGCAACTCACTTCTACTGCTCCATCAGTTGATG GTTACGAGAGTGATGGTATTTCTGGAGAACTTACAATTCGAGAACAGCTAGCGCAGCTGGTTGGAGAAAGAGAAGGTGACTTCAGCATTCCGTTGGGAAAAGATTTGAAGAAGGTTAGTgcctga
- the LOC120004597 gene encoding cytochrome b561 domain-containing protein At2g30890-like, with the protein MQVLLKLISFTVHASLIALVLPLVDSFQVDSKSAENHRSNSNIHKLSPKLLYEIKVHGFLLWASVGFLMPVGILIIRMSNREECGRRLKILFYVHTISQMLSIFLATAGAVMSIKNFNNSFNNNHQRIGVALYGIIWFQALIGFLRPQRGSRRRSVWFSMHWLLGTAISLLGTINIYSGLQAYHQKTSKSIRLWTTIFTIEISLVAFFYLFQEKWVYIQKQGVILGDEPIRPSNNVISPQDRKELVAESC; encoded by the exons ATGCAGGTTCTGCTAAAGTTGATTTCTTTTACAGTTCATGCGAGTCTTATTGCTCTTGTTTTACCATTAGTCGATTCTTTTCAAGTAGACTCGAAAAGCGCAGAAAATCATAGAAGCAACAGCAACATTCATAAG TTGAGTCCTAAGCTGCTATATGAGATTAAAGTTCATGGGTTTCTCCTCTGGGCTTCAGTGGGATTTCTGATGCCTGTAGGGATACTCATTATCAGAATGTCAAACAGAGAAGAATGTGGAAGAAGGCTTAAGATTCTGTTCTATGTTCATACAATTTCACAg ATGCTATCTATATTTCTTGCGACGGCAGGAGCAGTAATGTCCATCAAAAACTTCAACAATTCCTTCAATAATAATCACCAGAGGATTGGGGTTGCACTCTATGGCATCATATGGTTTCAAGCCCTGATTGGGTTTTTACGGCCACAAAG GGGATCAAGACGAAGAAGTGTATGGTTCTCTATGCACTGGCTACTTGGAACGGCTATATCTCTGCTAGGAACCATCAACATATACTCAGGATTGCAAGCTTATCATCAAAAGACATCAAAAAGTATAAGGCTATGGACTACAATTTTCACTATTGAAATCTCTCTCGTTGCCTTCTTTTACCTGTTCCAGGAAAAATGGGTATATATACAGAAGCAAGGAGTGATTTTGGGTGATGAACCAATACGACCCTCCAATAATGTGATTTCTCCACAAGACAGAAAGGAATTGGTGGCTGAGTCTTGTTAA
- the LOC120004397 gene encoding 3-hydroxyisobutyryl-CoA hydrolase-like protein 5: protein MAQEVVDPEEQVVLGEEIDHVRIITLNRSRQLNVLNSKVVYLLAEYLEKWERDDKSKLILIKGAGRAFSAGGDLKMFYDGKPIKDSCLEVVYRTYWLCYHIHTYKKTQVALVNGIAMGGGASLMTPMKFSVVTEKTVFATPEASIGFHVDCGFSYILSHLPGHLGEYLALTGSRLNGKELVAAGLATHFVPSEKMGELEKHLIKLNSGDENAVKSTIEDFSPGVQLDEDSVLNKKLIIDECFSKETMEDIIKSLDTKARKEGNEWIVPVLKGLTRSSPTALKITLRSIRDGRKQTLAESLKKEFRVTMNILRTTVSTDVYEGIRALTIDKDTAPKWDPPSFEQAEEGKLELVFQAFGGDLELQIPEKEECRWDGKYEYSPYATKVTDEEKKTRQAASLL from the exons ATGGCTCAAGAAGTTGTGGACCCGGAAGAGCAG GTGGTTCTTGGGGAAGAAATAGACCATGTGAGGATAATTACTTTGAACCGGTCTCGTCAACTGAATGTGCTCAATTCAAAAGTG GTTTATCTACTAGCTGAATACTTGGAAAAATGGGAGAGGGATGACAAATCTAAGCTTATATTAATTAAA GGGGCTGGCCGAGCTTTTTCTGCTGGAGGGGATTTGAAAATGTTCTATGATGGAAAACCGATAA AGGATTCTTGCCTTGAAGTGGTCTACAGAACTTATTGGCTATGCTATCACATCCATACATACAAGAAAACCCAG GTCGCCCTGGTTAATGGAATTGCAATGGGAGGAGGAGCGTCCTTGATGACTCCAATGAAATTTTCAGTTGTCACTGAGAAAACT GTTTTTGCAACTCCAGAAGCAAGTATCGGGTTTCATGTTGATTGTGGCTTTTCATACATTCTTTCCCATCTACCTGGTCATTTGG GGGAATACTTAGCCTTAACTGGGTCAAGGCTTAATGGGAAAGAACTGGTTGCAGCTGGACTGGCAACCCATTTTGTCCCTTCTGAG AAAATGGGAGAGCTAGAGAAGCATCTGATTAAATTGAACTCTGGTGATGAGAATGCTGTGAAATCCACAATCGAAGACTTCTCTCCTGGAGTTCAGCTTGATGAAGACAGTGTTCTCAACAA GAAGTTGATCATTGACGAGTGTTTTTCCAAGGAGACCATGGAGGATATCATCAAATCACTT GATACCAAGGCAAGGAAAGAAGGAAATGAATGGATAGTACCAGTCCTTAAGGGGTTGACAAGATCATCTCCTACGGCACTGAAAATTACGCTAAGATCG ATTCGTGATGGAAGGAAGCAAACACTGGCTGAAAGTCTGAAGAAAGAATTCAGGGTAACAATGAACATATTACGAACCACAGTATCAACGGATGTCTATGAG GGTATTAGAGCACTCACTATTGATAAGGATACTGCTCCTAAG TGGGATCCGCCAAGTTTCGAGCAAGCGGAAGAGGGAAAGCTGGAGTTGGTATTTCAGGCATTTGGAGGGGACCTGGAGCTCCAGATACCAGAAAAAGAGGAATGCAG GTGGGATGGTAAGTATGAGTACTCCCCTTATGCAACGAAGGTGACAGATGAAGAGAAGAAAACTCGTCAGGCTGCTTCTTTGTTATGA